ACCTCCTAAATGACAGCTATTGAAATCATGAATCATTAACTACCATAAAATACCAACTCTATCACAAGAATATTAATCCAAACTATAAGCTTCATAAATATCATCTGTAATATCATTATTATTACTATCAAAAAGTCTTATTGCAGGATGTTCACTAAAGTTATTCTCTACTTCACAATAAATTATAAAATATTCTTGCTGTGGAACCTCTAATTCATAAGTCTTATCCTTGAAATTTCCAATTATTTTTGCAATCTGCAAATCATAATTTCTACCTATAACAGTAAAATATTTCTTATTCCCAATCTTTATAACTTTATGTCGGTATATATTATTACCATAACCTGTCCACTCTATCTTGAACCTTTTATTAATACCCTTCTTTAAGAAAGCTTCTCCTAATAATCCATTATCCGTTGTAAAACAAACAATTCTTCTATAACCAATATCCACTGATTCTTCAATATTGATTTTTAATGAGTCATTATCATTTTTCCTATTTACGAATTGAGTTATATTCTTGTCTATTTCATCCTCGTTAATCTTATATGTACCGTTATACCAAAAAAAAGCTATTCCTATTGTGACTAATATCAATATAATTATATATTTTTTCATTTTAATTTTCTCCATCTTTTATTATTATCACTATATTCGTATTAAATCTTATTATATATAAAAACTGTATATATAACAAGGACCATTTACTTACCCAGTACATTGGTTTAATATCAGTTTTTACTAAAGCACAATATTCTAGATTTGAAAAGATGAATCTTATATTCTTTTTGCATACATTGTGGGGGTCATACCCTCGTGTTTCTTAAAATATTTACTAAAATAATAAATATCACTGAAACCTGTTTTTTTAGCACATTCTGATATTTTATACCCATCATCTATTAATTGTTTGGCTCTGGTTAATCGTATATCCATCAAATAATCTATAGGTGATTTTTGGGTTACTTCTTTAAATATATTTCCTAGATAAGATACACTTATGTTAACCATTGAAGCTAACTCCTCTAGTGTAATCTTTTCTTTATAATGTTTACACATATAGTCTATAATCGTATCCACTTTTTTTATATTATAATAGTTTACTCCTTCTTGTGTCTTCCAAGATATAAGATAATTCATTAATTCCATGAAATAGGCTTTCATTTTTAATTCTTTAAAAGGTTTACTTGAAAGCCAGAGGCTGTTTAATTCACTCATTGTCTTTTTTATTGCACCAAAAAAATATTCATCGTTAATCTTTTGACCTAAATCAAATGGTAAAGGTGTAGTCTTTAACTCCCATTCATTAGACTCATCATTGAATTTGGGGCATGTATATTGAAATCCTATTGCATAACACTTCATCAAATCATCTTTATAAGTATACGCATATCTATCTGAACAAGGAGGAAAATATATTAAATCCCCTTTACTTCCTTCATATACTTCTTTGTTATTTTTCTCAAAATGCGCTCTACCCTCATAGATTAAAATAAAATTATGCCTATAAAATGGTCCTCTAAATGACCAACTTGGAGTACACACTCTACGAACACTATACTTCAATTCAGGCATAATATTTTTTAAAATATTGTAATCAACTGATTCCATAAGACACCTCACTTTATAATAAGATATTACAAATTCTATTATATACTACATTGTTCAATTATGTAAATATCCCTATAATTTAATTATCAAATATTACAAATTGGAGGTTATAATTATGCTACCTGTTGATTTAGAAATGTTTTGGAAGGATGATGAGTCAGCTCATAAGGATAATTGCTTTAATGCAGATTCTCCACAAGTCGCATTAGGTATTAGAATGAGTGATGAATGTGTTTTTGCTGAGTTAGGTGAAGAAGGCAATCCCTGGGGATACACACCAAGAGAATTCAGAATAGAATTAAACAAACGATATAATGATAAAGCTGAAAAAATTGTAGGAAAAAGGTTGTTAAAGGAAGAGTTTCCCACTAAAGATGAAACCTTTCCTAAGATAAAGCAAATTGGTGAAGTTTTTGGTGGTCGTTATGAGGATAATAATAATAGTATTTGGCTTCATGGTTCTTGCACCACACCTCAAGAACTGGAAAAAGTTCTTGATAAAGTAGACAAGATGGATATAAGAGAATTCATGTTACCTCCTGATTGGGAGAGTGAAAAGAAAAGAATTTTTGAGACCTATGGTAAAAAGCCCAAGTTATTACGCCATGTTAGAGGTCCAGTTACTTTAGCTATGTCTATTTATGGGGATATTAACCTGATTTATCTGATCTATGATATACCAGATCTAGCAAAAAAGTTTAGTGAAACTATTAGTGATGTAATCATTAAAATGGGTAAAGTCATGGATGAAGAAGCTGGTTATGGTCCTGGAGAAGCTCCTCATGGGTTTTCTTTTGCTGATGATAATTGTTCTTTACTTACTCCAGAAATGTATGAACTTTTTGGCTATCCAGTTTTAAAAAGAGTTTTTAATTATTGGTCACCTAATGAAAAGGATAAACGCTTTCAGCATTCAGACTCAGAAATGGCACATTTACTACCTATTTTGAGTAAATTAAATCTTACTGGATGTAATTTTGGTCCAACGGTACTAGTTGATGAGATAAGAAAATATATGCCCCGAACAAGAATCAATGGTTGTTTAGCTCCATTTACATTCATGAGTAACGATGAAAATAAGATAATTGAAGAGGTGAAAAGAGATTGTATAATGGCAAAAGAATGTAAAGGTCTAAACTTATTAACTGCAGGTTCCATCAACAATGGAAGTTTATTGACCAGTATGCGAGCTGTCATGTATGCCATTCAAAATTACGGACGCTACTAAATAAATATACCTGTATATATTGACTTCACATTTATGATAAAGTAAAATTGTATCTATATAGTTTTATCATAGTGAGAGGTGGAAAGTATGGATAATAATAAATCAGATAGTGTTTTGCTTGATGGAGTCAGGTCTGCATTAATAGCTTTTTTAATTACTTTAGGTTTTTCTTTAGTGATATCAATAATTTTTAATATCTCCTTTTTTGAAGATTTCAATAATCTTATGTCCGGTAATTTAGGTGGCGACAAAGGAGCTACAGCAACTAGTATAGTAAGAATAACTGTCATGATATTCAACTTTTCATTATTTAACACTGTAGGTACTATTAAATTTGGAATACTAATTTTTATTTTTATACCTGTTATAGCTTTTTGGTTAGCTAATAAGCAAATTAATAGAAAAGGAAATATTGATTCATCTAATGTTATTGTTTATGTAATAAGTTCCTTGATATTTGCTTTGTTACAATTTTTTATTTCCTTGATTACAAAAGGAAATCTAGTAGAAGGTATACCAATTAATTTTGCTACTTTTAGTAATCTGTTTACTACTTTTATTTTAAGTTTATTGATTCAACTTTTTATAAAGCTTAATTATAAAAGTGATTCTAAAAATGGTGGAATTAACGCTTTTAAGAATACTTATAGAATAATGGGATTAATAGGAATTATTATCATATTAGTAGCTCTTATAATGGGATTTGGTAACTATAGTAAGCATGGTATATTGATAATTATTGCTATAATACTTATGTTACCTAATATGATTGCTTACAGTTTCTTTTATATGATAGGTCTTACAATGGAATTTAATGATAAACTTCAAGAAGCATTGAGTAAATATATTAATATTGATTTGACTTTTGAGAATAATATGTATATTAGATATTTAGCAATTATCATTTTTGCTTTGATTGTTGCCTATATAGTGTTTAAAATGGATAAAGATAAGTTAATAAGAAATGCTATTATATATTCAGTTTCACTAGGTATTTTTATGGGAACTTTAGGGTACTGTTCAAGTATCAATTTTATTGATATTAAATTTATTGGTAGTATTGAATTCAGTGTCAGCAACATTTTCTTGTCAGCTTTTATACCTTTTGTTACTGTATGGATTATAGTTTTAATATATTATTTGATTAAAAAGGTTAAAGATGTTATTAAAGAATAGTAGTAATATTGCAAGTAAGTCAGAAAAAGTATTTTGTTCTGACTTGGCTTTTGCAAAATAGTATATGTATATGTTTCGCCAGCTACTTGTTCGTCCTGAACAAAAAGCTGGGTTCGGCGTCCTGCCTCACTACTTCACATATACATATACTATTTTGCTTCCAAATAATCGTAAGTATAATCACAAAACACTTTTTCTTTTAATTAACATAACTATAGATTATAATTTATATAGAAATATAAAAATTACACGCCTTGACAAAAATGATATTCTACATTAGAATCATATAATAAATAGTAATTAAAATTTAATTATAGATATTTGATGTTGAAGAGAACTAGTAGATATTGATGTATCATTTCAGAGAGGGAGTTATAGCTGGGAAACTTCTATGAGACCAATATTGAACCTATCTTGGAATTCTGTATGAAAATGCAGCGGTTACCTTACGTTATAAGGTCACGAGATAATAATTGTATTTTTTGATTATTAACTAGGGTGGTACCACGAATATAACTTCGTCCCTTTTGGGATGGAGTTTTTTTAATATATAGATATAGAAGGAGAGTGAAACTATGGCTAAGAAAGATAAGTTTGTAGAAGCAATTACATCAATGGATGAAGATTTTGCTAAATGGTATACTGATGTAGTTAAAAAAGCTGAGCTAGTTGATTATTCAAGTGTTAGAGGATGTATGGTTATAAAGCCTTATGGTTATGCCATATGGGAATTACTTCAAAGACAATTAGATGACAGATTCAAGGCGACTGGACATGAGAATGTTTATATGCCAATGTTCATACCAGAGAGTTTACTTGAAAAAGAAAAGGACCATGTAGAAGGTTTTGCTCCAGAAGTAGCTTGGGTTACACATGGAGGAACAGAAAAATTGACTGAAAGATTATGTGTAAGACCAACTTCAGAAACATTATTCTGTGAACATTATTCTAATGAGATTCAATCCTATAGGGATTTACCTAAGTTATACAATCAATGGTGTTCTGTAGTTAGATGGGAAAAGACTACAAGACCATTCCTACGTTCATTAGAATTCTTATGGCAGGAAGGTCATACAGCTCATGCTACAGCTGATGAGGCAATGGAAGAGACAATTAATATTCTTAATCTATATGCAAAATTCTGTGAAGATGTTCTTGCTATACCAATGATCAAAGGGCAAAAAACAGATAAAGAGAAATTTGCAGGAGCAAAAGCAACTTATACTATTGAAAGTTTAATGCACGATGGAAAAGCTCTTCAATCTGGTACATCTCATAATTTTGGTGATGGATTCGCTAAGGCTTTTGATATTACTTATACAGATAGGGACAACAAATTATCTCATGTTCATCAAACATCATGGGGAGTGTCAACAAGATTACTTGGTGGTATAATAATGGTTCATGGAGATGATAACGGATTGATTCTTCCACCAATGATTGCTCCAACACAAGTTATTATCATACCTATCATGCAGAAAAAAGAAGGGGTACTTGATAAAGCTAATGAAGTGAAGGAAGCTCTTAGCAAATTTGCTAGAGTTAAGATTGATGATTCTGATAAGAGTCCTGGATGGAAATTTAGTGAACATGAAATGAAAGGTATTCCTCTAAGAGTCGAATTAGGACCTAAAGATATAGAGAAAAATCAGGCTGTAATTGTAAGAAGAGATACTAGAGAGAAATATTTTGTATCTCTTGATGAACTAGAAACAAAAGTAACTGAGCTTTTAGAAGATGTACAAAAAAGTATGCTTGAAAAAGCAAGAATCCATAGAGATAAACATACCTACACTGCAACAACTATGGATGAATTATCGGATATAATGAACAATAATCCAGGTTTTGTAAAAGCAATGTGGTGTGGTGATACTGCCTGTGAAGAAAAGATAAAAGAAGAAACAGGTGCTACATCTAGATGTATCCCATTTGAACAGGAAGAAATTTCGGATGTGTGTATTTGCTGCGGTAAACCAGCTAAAAAAATGGTTTATTGGGGTAAGGCATATTAATTTAATTCTTTAATGGGCTATCTGATATAGTTATAAATATGTATTAAAGGAATAGCCAATATCCTTTTAAGCGTAGGATTGGTTATTCCTTTTCCTTTTAATTATTTTGTGCTGACTAATATATAAGGTAGAATCCTTAATATATGATTCTACCTTAATATTAATATTTATTTTTATTTTGTTAACTTAACTAATTCTCCATTTACTTGGATATTTATTTCATCCGGATCCAAATATTTATTGTTAAATAGGAATAAATTCCAGGACTTATCACTTAATGTTAAATCAGTTTTAATCTTTCTATCATACACCTCTAAATAAGCATTAATTTCTTTTTTATCCTTATTTATAAATGATTCATACTCATCATCAAATTTTAATTTTAGGCTATCAGTTTCAATCATCTCCTTAGTTCCTAATAAATCTTCTGCGTATAAGTCAATTGCATAAAAACCATCAGGTTCTATTGTCATGATAT
The window above is part of the Vallitalea guaymasensis genome. Proteins encoded here:
- a CDS encoding AraC family transcriptional regulator, with the protein product MESVDYNILKNIMPELKYSVRRVCTPSWSFRGPFYRHNFILIYEGRAHFEKNNKEVYEGSKGDLIYFPPCSDRYAYTYKDDLMKCYAIGFQYTCPKFNDESNEWELKTTPLPFDLGQKINDEYFFGAIKKTMSELNSLWLSSKPFKELKMKAYFMELMNYLISWKTQEGVNYYNIKKVDTIIDYMCKHYKEKITLEELASMVNISVSYLGNIFKEVTQKSPIDYLMDIRLTRAKQLIDDGYKISECAKKTGFSDIYYFSKYFKKHEGMTPTMYAKRI
- the proS gene encoding proline--tRNA ligase → MAKKDKFVEAITSMDEDFAKWYTDVVKKAELVDYSSVRGCMVIKPYGYAIWELLQRQLDDRFKATGHENVYMPMFIPESLLEKEKDHVEGFAPEVAWVTHGGTEKLTERLCVRPTSETLFCEHYSNEIQSYRDLPKLYNQWCSVVRWEKTTRPFLRSLEFLWQEGHTAHATADEAMEETINILNLYAKFCEDVLAIPMIKGQKTDKEKFAGAKATYTIESLMHDGKALQSGTSHNFGDGFAKAFDITYTDRDNKLSHVHQTSWGVSTRLLGGIIMVHGDDNGLILPPMIAPTQVIIIPIMQKKEGVLDKANEVKEALSKFARVKIDDSDKSPGWKFSEHEMKGIPLRVELGPKDIEKNQAVIVRRDTREKYFVSLDELETKVTELLEDVQKSMLEKARIHRDKHTYTATTMDELSDIMNNNPGFVKAMWCGDTACEEKIKEETGATSRCIPFEQEEISDVCICCGKPAKKMVYWGKAY
- a CDS encoding uroporphyrinogen decarboxylase family protein; the protein is MLPVDLEMFWKDDESAHKDNCFNADSPQVALGIRMSDECVFAELGEEGNPWGYTPREFRIELNKRYNDKAEKIVGKRLLKEEFPTKDETFPKIKQIGEVFGGRYEDNNNSIWLHGSCTTPQELEKVLDKVDKMDIREFMLPPDWESEKKRIFETYGKKPKLLRHVRGPVTLAMSIYGDINLIYLIYDIPDLAKKFSETISDVIIKMGKVMDEEAGYGPGEAPHGFSFADDNCSLLTPEMYELFGYPVLKRVFNYWSPNEKDKRFQHSDSEMAHLLPILSKLNLTGCNFGPTVLVDEIRKYMPRTRINGCLAPFTFMSNDENKIIEEVKRDCIMAKECKGLNLLTAGSINNGSLLTSMRAVMYAIQNYGRY